A portion of the Scleropages formosus chromosome 15, fSclFor1.1, whole genome shotgun sequence genome contains these proteins:
- the plekhd1 gene encoding pleckstrin homology domain-containing family D member 1: MFSKSGSFLSKPVMEQTQADLDVLDISTKVQLHGVLWKRPFGRPSAKWSRRFFIIKDSFLLYYAENEKKNFETNRYFNIHPKGVIPLGGCVVSPKEEPGMPFALTITHEDFTGNIVLAAESELEQCQWVEMLQESGKVTWKNSQLGEAMIESLEAQGLQLAKEKQEYVDKLMEETEELCLQREQKEELERLNQVLEEEKQKFEEVVMELRVEQEQIKLELDGTAYSLKGVESEKKELYSLTAELQKSLEELSQEKQRTLELLQPKGSSGLEVREVVSQDASPGLLQGTLQHIEARMRSLQKEKEQTEERLKENEQRARVLQEEREFYCSQAKALQQSLEELTADKQQTEAELKAEILSRLDLEQRLKLAEEALQSLEQGLNSRDRSREKEERMKGDVSQLRKFFEECICAAEIEAKLPAIMKNAVYIHKAAARRIKSCRIQRKTSRQRLGLMKHSQSFILPSREDLSLEDLKETARQLTFDSSFRESLYKFIAGRGQPETHN, translated from the exons ATGTTCTCCAAGTCTGGGTCATTCTTAAGCAAGCCAGTGATGGAGCAGACACAGGCAGACCTGGATGTTCTGGACATCAGCACCAAGGTGCAGCTGCATGGCGTGCTGTGGAAGAGGCCATTCGGACGTCCGTCCGCCAAGTGGTCGCGCAG ATTCTTCATTATTAAAGACAGTTTCCTGCTCTATTATGCGGAGAATGAGAAGAAGAACTTTGAGACGAACCGATACTTCAACATCCATCCCAAA GGAGTGATTCCACTGGGAGGGTGTGTCGTGTCTCCAAAGGAGGAGCCAGGAATGCCATTCGCTTTGACCATCACCCATGAGGACTTCACT GGCAACATTGTCCTGGCGGCTGAATCAGAGCTGGAGCAGTGCCAGTGGGTGGAGATGCTGCAGGAGTCTGGcaaagt CACATGGAAGAATTCACAGCTGGGTGAGGCCATGATTGAGAGTTTGGAGGCACAGGGGCTGCAGCTGGCCAAGGAGAAGCAGGAATACGTGG acAAACTGATGGAGGAGACAGAGGAACTGTGTCTTCAGAGAGAACAGAAGGAG GAACTGGAGCGTTTGAACCAGGtgttggaggaggagaagcagaagtTTGAGGAGGTTGTAATGGAACTGAGGGTGGAACAGGAACAGATCAAACT gGAGCTTGATGGCACAGCTTATTCGCTCAAAGGGGTGGAATCTGAGAAGAAAGAGCTCTATAGTCTGACTGCAGAGTTGCAGAAATCACTAGAG GAGCTGTCGCAGGAAAAGCAACGCACCTTGGAACTGCTGCAACCGAAGGGGAGCAGTGGCCTGGAGGTGCGGGAGGTTGTCTCCCAGGATGCCTCTCCAGGCCTCTTGCAGGGAACCCTGCAGCACATTGAGGCGAGGATGAGGAGTCTGCAGAAGGAGAAAGAGCAGACAGAAGAAAG GCTGAAGGAGAATGAGCAACGTGCACGTGTGCTGCAGGAGGAGCGGGAGTTCTACTGCTCCCAGGCTAAGGCTCTGCAGCAGTCCCTCGAGGAGCTCACTGCAGACAAGCAGCAGACAGAGGCAGAGCTGAAG GCGGAGATACTGTCAAGGCTGGACCTGGAGCAGAGGCTGAAGCTGGCAGAAGAAGCATTACAGAGTCTGGAGCAGGGCTTGAATTCACGGGACCGTTCacgggagaaggaggagaggatgAAGGGAGATGTCAGCCAGCTTAGGA AGTTCTTTGAAGAGTGCATCTGTGCTGCGGAGATTGAGGCCAAGCTGCCAGCGATCATGAAGAACGCTGTGTACATCCATAAGGCTGCAGCCCGACGCATAAAGAGCTGCCGCATTCAGAGGAAGACATCCAGGCAACGCTTGGGCCTGA TGAAACACTCCCAGTCCTTTATCCTCCCATCCAGAGAGGACCTATCCTTGGAGGACCTAAAGGAAACTGCGCGTCAGCTCACTTTCGACAGCTCCTTCCGAGAAAGTCTGTACAAGTTCATCGCCGGCCGCGGTCAGCCCGAGACTCACAACTGA
- the ccdc177 gene encoding coiled-coil domain-containing protein 177, whose product MVDPSEAEDQGKSKGPGPEAPTTASEAPRMPEQNGSGAASAEGAVEGATESGPSSESRPQQDRTRDPSPKLHLDLYNFDSPDAEGSRYVLTSPHSLEACARCGVKPVELLPRPLVDFAREAPGRSMRVATGLFEAYEKDRHAKLKQCREERERIIREERRRLLQASVTSNSSSASASVDRSPVAASVGSGHPSKIVQTTTGQLTKTVVSGAGQSPQPASSNSVTSSKSAASRSGKISKSVPVALQSKPSSSVQHSATVPSLTLPFSKSVSSVPSTKKGTSPIVKSASTFPRSTPRATSSVPRASTSLSASGTNSTAPVAVTGVTPSRNGFSTAPFAEINGFASSQPKRQEKSHSLESLQRRREPTCSSTTTRTSSESGASSSYSWEGPRERWVKASSPRARTLATFNSLMGRSLSLGDLSHSPQTTQKVERIVKEVKRRGLKAVPERDRKIAALMLAKYQEEDIMSQTRYVAHLQWDSERRLEELRREREEREKQRAVQQCQRAWHSQVSTRQQRLTQQEQEATAAKLRQVAENEEKWREMAEQQERSRMQRLQQAAREEKQKKVVQEQNLRALEEERAAMLEQDQLLLQEKLSMAELKRQEREHQIHEERRGLNRAERRRHTALIREIARREAEEREVTKKALEEKLSRSSGNYEQIMERRGQELREKARREEKQIQRAKRAAEERERQQQEQLEVRAKETERRAQQAAIVAEERAKEKALRAVMSRQEKEKLQRMNRQRVEEEEQQRRLELLQSIERKLEKSEQIFREKRAVLESARSMARASFHVRDRVREETNMRTFDKMALEAKLKASLDEK is encoded by the coding sequence ATGGTCGACCCGTCCGAAGCGGAGGATCAGGGCAAGAGCAAAGGTCCAGGGCCGGAGGCACCGACCACGGCCTCGGAAGCCCCCCGCATGCCGGAGCAGAATGGGAGCGGAGCGGCGTCGGCAGAGGGGGCTGTGGAAGGCGCGACGGAGTCTGGGCCGTCCTCCGAGAGCAGACCGCAGCAAGATCGCACGAGGGACCCGTCCCCCAAGCTTCACCTGGACCTGTACAACTTCGACTCCCCGGACGCTGAGGGCAGCCGCTACGTGCTGACCAGCCCGCACTCCCTGGAGGCCTGCGCCCGCTGTGGGGTCAAACCCGTGGAGCTGCTGCCTAGGCCACTTGTGGACTTCGCCCGAGAAGCGCCGGGCCGATCTATGCGCGTGGCAACAGGACTCTTTGAGGCCTACGAGAAGGACAGGCACGCAAAACTAAAACAGTGTCGGGAGGAACGAGAGAGGATCAtcagggaggagaggagacggCTGCTCCAAGCAAGCGTCACTAGCAATAGCAGCTCGGCTTCTGCTTCAGTAGACAGGTCCCCGGTCGCAGCCAGTGTTGGCTCGGGTCACCCTTCAAAAATTGTGCAGACTACCACCGGTCAGCTCACAAAAACTGTTGTCAGTGGGGCAGGACAATCTCCTCAACCTGCCTCAAGTAACTCAGTTACATCCTCTAAATCTGCTGCCTCAAGGTCTGGCAAAATCTCAAAATCCGTCCCTGTAGCCTTGCAGTCAAAACCTTCTTCTTCTGTGCAGCATTCAGCTACCGTCCCTTCATTGACCCTTCCGTTTTCTAAGTCGGTTTCATCAGTGCCGAGTACTAAAAAAGGAACAAGTCCCATAGTGAAATCTGCCAGCACTTTTCCCAGATCAACCCCCAGAGCTACCTCATCCGTCCCCAGGGCTTCCACATCTCTGTCAGCATCTGGGACAAACTCCACAGCACCCGTCGCTGTCACCGGTGTGACACCGTCTCGCAATGGCTTCTCAACTGCTCCCTTTGCCGAGATCAACGGTTTTGCTTCATCTCAACCAAAGAGGCAAGAGAAGAGCCATTCGCTTGAGTCCTTACAGCGGAGACGGGAGCCGACGTGTTCCTCAACCACTACCCGCACCTCCTCTGAGTCAGGTGCTTCGTCCTCCTACAGCTGGGAGGGGCCTCGAGAGCGGTGGGTTAAGGCGTCCAGCCCAAGGGCCCGCACCCTTGCCACATTCAACTCTCTGATGGGCCGCAGCCTCAGCCTCGGTGACCTCAGCCACTCGCCCCAGACCACGCAGAAGGTGGAACGTATCGTAAAGGAGGTCAAGCGGCGGGGACTGAAAGCCGTTCCTGAGCGGGACCGCAAGATCGCGGCGCTGATGCTGGCCAAGTACCAGGAGGAGGACATCATGAGCCAGACCCGCTATGTGGCGCACCTGCAGTGGGACAGCGAGCGGCGGCTGGAGGAGCTGAGACGTGAACGTGAGGAGCGGGAGAAGCAGCGCGCCGTGCAGCAGTGCCAGCGAGCGTGGCACTCCCAGGTGTCCACGCGACAGCAACGCCTCacccagcaggagcaggaggccaCCGCCGCCAAGCTGCGGCAGGTGGCCGAGAACGAGGAGAAGTGGCGTGAGATGGCAGAGCAGCAGGAGCGCAGTCGCATGCAGAGGCTCCAGCAGGCGGCCCGcgaggagaagcagaagaaagtaGTGCAGGAGCAGAACCTGCGAGCTCTGGAGGAGGAGCGGGCCGCCATGTTGGAACAGGatcagctcctgctgcaggagaagCTCTCCATGGCAGAGCTGAAGAGGCAGGAGCGGGAGCACCAGATTCACGAGGAGCGACGCGGGCTGAACCGCGCCGAGAGGAGGCGGCACACCGCCCTGATTCGAGAGATCGCCCGCCGTGAGGCAGAGGAGCGGGAAGTGACCAAGAAGGCCTTGGAGGAGAAGTTGAGTCGTTCCTCCGGGAACTACGAGCAGATCATGGAGAGACGTGGACAGGAACTCCGGGAAAAGGCCAGGCGTGAGGAGAAGCAAATCCAGAGAGCGAAGAGGGCAGCAGAGGAGCGGGAGCGACAGCAGCAGGAACAGCTGGAAGTACGTGCGAAGGAAACGGAGCGACGGGCGCAGCAGGCAGCCATCGTGGCAGAAGAGCGGGCCAAGGAGAAGGCCCTCCGTGCCGTGATGAGCCggcaggagaaggagaagctgcAGCGCATGAACCGGCAACgcgtggaggaggaagagcagcagcggcggctGGAACTGCTGCAGTCCATCGAGAGGAAGCTGGAGAAGAGCGAGCAAATCTTCCGGGAGAAGCGGGCCGTGCTGGAGAGCGCTCGGTCCATGGCGCGTGCCTCTTTTCACGTGCGAGACCGCGTGCGGGAGGAGACCAACATGCGTACATTTGACAAGATGGCCCTGGAAGCCAAGCTGAAGGCCAGCCTGGACGAGAAGTGA
- the slc39a9 gene encoding zinc transporter ZIP9 codes for MDDFTSISLLSLAMLVGCYVAGTVPLAVNLSEEKLKLVTVLGAGLLCGTALAVIIPEGVHALYEEVLEAGHHAHGQADDTGGVEQKAPASGSVGTGGNHLQSHEQLHAYIGVSLVLGFVFMLLVDQIGSSHVHNADDLESGRPANSKITTTLGLVVHAAADGVALGAAASTSQTSVQLIVFVAIMLHKAPAAFGLVSFLMHAGLERNRIRKHLLVFALAAPVLAMLTFLGLSQSSKEALSEVNATGVAMLFSAGTFLYVATVHVLPEVGGTGHSHAPNGGTGGKGLSKVEVGSLVLGCLIPLVLSIGHQH; via the exons ATGGACGATTTCACGTCGATCAGCCTGCTGTCGCTGGCCATGCTAGTGGGCTGTTATGTGGCAGGAACAGTCCCCCTGGCCGTCAACTTGTCCGAG GAGAAGCTCAAGTTGGTTACAGTGCTTGGGGCAGGGCTGCTATGTGGAACTGCTCTTGCTGTCATTATTCCGGAAGGGGTCCATGCATTGTATGAAGAAGTTCTGGAGG CTGGGCACCATGCTCACGGACAGGCTGATGACACCGGGGGCGTGGAGCAGAAGGCTCCTGCAAGTGGATCTGTAGGCACTGGTGGCAACCACCTGCAGAGTCATGAGCAGCTGCACGCCTATATTGGGGTGTCACTTGTGCTGGGGTTTGTTTTCATGCTGCTTGTCGACCAGATTGGCAGTTCCCATGTGCACAATGCAGACG atttgGAATCTGGAAGACCTGCAAACTCAAAGATCACCACAACTCTGGGTCTAGTGGTCCATgctgcag CTGATGGTGTTGCCCTTGGGGCTGCTGCGTCCACATCGCAGACTAGCGTCCAGCTCATTGTCTTTGTGGCAATTATGCTTCACAAG GCTCCAGCAGCATTTGGCTTGGTGTCCTTCCTGATGcatgcagggctggagaggaaCCGAATCCGCAAACACCTGCTGGTGTTCGCCTTGGCAGCTCCTGTTCTTGCCATGCTTACTTTCCTAGGCCTAAGCCAG AGCAGCAAGGAGGCCCTGTCAGAGGTCAATGCCACAGGAGTTGCCATGCTTTTTTCAGCTGGGACCTTCTTGTATGTGGCCACTGTCCATGTTCTGCCAGAGGTGGGGGGTACAGGACATAGTCACGCCCCAAACGGAGGCACTGGAGGAAAAGGACTCAGCAAGGTGGAGGTCGGGTCACTGGTGCTGGGCTGCCTCATTCCTCTTGTCCTCTCCATTGGACACCAGCACTAA